The window GTTCACCGTCGGCCGGTACTGCAACGCGCCCTGGCCGAGCATCTGCTGGGAGATCCGGTTCGCGTTGCCGGTCGGCGGCGGTGGGCCGAACACGCCCTCGTTGTCGTCCTCGGACATGGTGAAGATGGTCAGCCAGGACGGCCACTGCCGCATCAGTTCCTTCTTCTCCACCCCGAACCAGCTCGGACCCTCGGCGTCGGGGACCTGGGCGAGGATGGTCCCGAGACCCGGCGGGAAGTAGAGCTGCTCCAGGGAGAACCGGTCGAACTCGGGCAGGTTCCCGTCCAGGTGGTCCCAGGTCGCCACGACCGGCCCACGGCCGATCTGGTTCGCCGCGTACGCGAGCCCGTTCTCCCGGCTGAGGCCGAGCACGTCGCGTACCTTGTCCTCGTCGATGATGGCGGTGTTGAGGCGTTCGCCGTTGCCGGAGAAGTAGCGGCCGACGGCGTGCGGCATGGTGCCGAGGGTCTCCTCGGAGCGTTGCAGGATCACCGGGGTGGCGCCCGCGCCGGCCGCCAGGATGACGATCTTCGCGTCGATGGTGCCGTGCTCGTGGTGCACCCGGTAGTCGAGTTCGTCCACGGTCGAGTAGTGCACCCGGTAGCCGCCGTCGTCGTTGCGCGACAGGTACTGCACCTCGTGCAGCGGGCGGATCTCCGCCCCGTGCGAGATCGCCGCCGGGAGGTAGTTGAGCAGCAGGGACCGCTTCGCGTCGAACTTGCAGCCGGCCATCATCCAGTTGCAGTTGGTGCACATGGAGACGTCGACCGCGGACGGGACCGGGTTCGCCGTACGGCCGGCGTGGTCGCAGGCGGCGGCAAAGAGCCCACCGGCGTACGGCACCTGGTCCCAGCTCGTCTTCGTCACCGGAAGTGCCTCGCTGACCCGGTCGTACCAGGGGTCGAGGGTCTCCCGGTTGATCGCGGCCGGCCACATCCGGCGGCCGATGCTGCCGTGGCGTTCGAAGACGAACCGGGGCGCCCTCGGCATCGTCGCGAAGTAGACCACGCTGCCGCCGCCGACACAGTTGCCGCCGAGCAGGCTCATCCCGTCGCCGAGGGTGAAGTCGAAGATCCGGGTGAACGACTTGCCGAGTTCGAAGTCCTGGTCGAACTCGTCGGCCGACAACCACGGTCCACGTTCGAGGACAACCACCTTCGCGCCGCCCGCGGCCAGGTGGTACGCGGCGATCGCGCCGCCGAACCCGCTCCCGATCACCAGGACGTCGGTCTGTTCCGTGCTGCTCATGCGGGGCTCCCGGTGGCGGTGGTGTGTGGGTGGAGCTGGGACAGGGCACGGCCGTACGAGAAACGCGGGAACCGCCAGACCCCGTCCGGCTCCGGCTTGGCGTAGCCGATGGCCAGCAGACCGGGGTGACCCGCGGCGAGGGCGTCGGCGGTGCTCATGTGCGCCGCGCTGTCGAAGGCCATGTTGCTGAACATGGCCAGGCCGACCCAGACGCCCCGCTCCTCATGGCCGGGCGCGGTCAGTCGCAGCACCAGGGCGGTACGGTCGGCGAACGGCAGCGCGACGAACGCCGGTACGGACTCGTCGAGGGTGAGGTCGTGCTCGGCGGCGTACTCCTGGGCGTGGCCGTTGAGCATCGCCATGAAGCCTTCGAGCATGTCACCCAGTCCGCTGCCGGGCAGTTCGAGCAGTTCCACCGCTCCGGAGGCGACCGCGCCGCCACCCTCGGCCATCCCGGCGACGGCCCGGTCGTCCGGCGTACGCCGCTCGCCCGGGACGATCGTGTCGGCGTACGCCTCCAACGTCATCGTCTTCCATTGGTCCGTGTCTGCGGTACCGGTTTGCACGGTCTCGCCTCCTGCACTGAATGGTCAGCACACACCGAAACCGGATCGGTTGGATAATTGCTACCGGACCGGCGGGTGAATGCGGAAGGATAGGCGTAATGGTGGCCCGGGTATCGCACGGTTAATCGATATCGGCCCGCCACATCTCATGGTCCGATTGGCACCGATGCGGCGCATCTCCTGACGTGCTGGAGGTGCTCGAACGTGGACATTCGCCGGCTGGCGCCCCTATCCGGCGGAGCCGATTTCTTCCAACGTGCGCAGAACGTACGGCTGGTTGTCCGTCGCCGGGTGTCGCGGCGCCTTCTCGAAACGTGCGCAGTGTGGTCGCAGCCAGGTGCCGGGCCTGTCGGTGTGCCAATACTGGCATCGATGAGCGCGACCGTGTCCCGGTCTCCCGGCGGCCTCGTCGCGCATCGCGGCAGGGGAGGCCGACATGGTCGTCAAGCGGATAGCGGCATCAGTGATCCAGCGTCAGGTCAAGTACGTCACACCGGTACCGGTGGCCGCCGCCGACGGGCACCTCGCCGAGGTGTACCGCCAGGTTGCCGAGGAGATGGGGCTGGTCGTGCCCCCGGTTCAACTGCACTCGCCGGTGCCCGACCTCGCCTCGGCGTACTGGATGATCATGCGCGAGACGCTGCTCCCGGTCGACATGGTGGACCGGGAGACCAAGGAGGCGGTGGCGACCGCGGTCGCGGTGGCCAACATCTGCCCCTACTGCGTCGACATGCACAGCCTCGGCATGTACGAGCTGGGCACCGAGCACGACGCGGAGGCCCTGGTCGCCGACAAGGTCGAGGACGTCGCCGACGCGCGTACCCGTGCCATGGCGACCTGGGCCCGGATCGCGCACCAGCCCGAGGCCGCGTTCGCCGTCGCGCTGCCGTTCGGACCGGTGGAACGGGCCGAGCTGGTCGGTGTGGTGGTGGCGATGCACTACCTCTCCCGGATGGTGAACGTCTTCCTGTCCAGCTTCCTCATCCCGCCGAGGCTCAACGCCGCCGGCCGGCGGCGGTTCAAGCGCGGGGCGAGCGTCATGTTGCGCTCCACGTTGCGGGCCGACCGCCCGGCCGGACGATCGGTGGACCTGCTCCCGCCGGCCCCGCTGCCCGCCGGAGCGGAGTGGGCGGCCGGGAGCCGGGCCATCGCGGCGGCGGTGGGACGTGCCGACGCCGCGTTCGAGGCGGCCGGGACCCGGGCACTGACCCCGGCCGTACGCGACCTGGTCCGGCGCCGGCTCGGCCGGTGGAACGGCGAGGAGACCGGACTGAGCCGGCGGTGGTGCGAGCGGCTGATCGAGGACCTACCCGAGGCGGAA of the Micromonospora sp. NBC_01796 genome contains:
- a CDS encoding GMC family oxidoreductase, with translation MSSTEQTDVLVIGSGFGGAIAAYHLAAGGAKVVVLERGPWLSADEFDQDFELGKSFTRIFDFTLGDGMSLLGGNCVGGGSVVYFATMPRAPRFVFERHGSIGRRMWPAAINRETLDPWYDRVSEALPVTKTSWDQVPYAGGLFAAACDHAGRTANPVPSAVDVSMCTNCNWMMAGCKFDAKRSLLLNYLPAAISHGAEIRPLHEVQYLSRNDDGGYRVHYSTVDELDYRVHHEHGTIDAKIVILAAGAGATPVILQRSEETLGTMPHAVGRYFSGNGERLNTAIIDEDKVRDVLGLSRENGLAYAANQIGRGPVVATWDHLDGNLPEFDRFSLEQLYFPPGLGTILAQVPDAEGPSWFGVEKKELMRQWPSWLTIFTMSEDDNEGVFGPPPPTGNANRISQQMLGQGALQYRPTVNTRRGWDLSDAEVKAILEKDGLSRVMPWTNEVVGAYTVHPLASCRIGDDPETSALDDRHELRNHPGIFVTDGSAVPGALTVNPALTIAALAERAMPGIVRAARERGVQVTYVGALPESSSASVRAPSLDLV
- a CDS encoding DUF5987 family protein; translation: MTLEAYADTIVPGERRTPDDRAVAGMAEGGGAVASGAVELLELPGSGLGDMLEGFMAMLNGHAQEYAAEHDLTLDESVPAFVALPFADRTALVLRLTAPGHEERGVWVGLAMFSNMAFDSAAHMSTADALAAGHPGLLAIGYAKPEPDGVWRFPRFSYGRALSQLHPHTTATGSPA
- a CDS encoding carboxymuconolactone decarboxylase family protein — protein: MVVKRIAASVIQRQVKYVTPVPVAAADGHLAEVYRQVAEEMGLVVPPVQLHSPVPDLASAYWMIMRETLLPVDMVDRETKEAVATAVAVANICPYCVDMHSLGMYELGTEHDAEALVADKVEDVADARTRAMATWARIAHQPEAAFAVALPFGPVERAELVGVVVAMHYLSRMVNVFLSSFLIPPRLNAAGRRRFKRGASVMLRSTLRADRPAGRSVDLLPPAPLPAGAEWAAGSRAIAAAVGRADAAFEAAGTRALTPAVRDLVRRRLGRWNGEETGLSRRWCERLIEDLPEAEQASGRLALLTAFASYQVDEHVIREFRATAPEDTALLDVTAWASWITARHVGAWYAPAALAAGPAKPVPGR